The DNA segment tcaaacaatagaataccacctgagtgataactcaagtgatgatgatgatgactttgaactcctaacaagaaaatttaaaaagttcataaaacaagaatcaaagaataaaaatgaacttgaaAAGAATACAATCGACCGAAGCACTTCAAAAACGAATgtccataaataaataaaaagctacaaaagaaaaagaaagtattcaaggcgacATAGGacaaaacgagtgcatccgaagacgaggttgCGAGCCATGCTTTGATGGCTTTCGataacgaggtaagtgactcaactaaAACTCCTTATTTTAAAATCACTTGATgcatttaatgagttatttttaaattagtttagaaaaattatatataaattattaaaaaaatgatcataaaaattacatgttttatgataaaggaacaaaatattagatttaaatctaatgcttgtacacataataagattaattttatgtatgttttaataagtaataatgtgtatctttatgatttccatattgcttttcgattataaatgatgatacatggcctttgtaatcaatcacaaaatttggaactaaaagaacttgagttatttttaatcttataggaatctatctacattgctttcattgaatttttcgaaaaatgattttgatgatgactttgGATTTCCTTTCGTATGATTCGCTTTAATAATGAGATTATATATCCAATCAAATCATTTATCAATATTtacgacttgagatgtattttatatgaaacatttttcttgattctcgtatgattcactattttaagaaaatattcaaccaaatgaataatgattattcttttgattacaacttgaaagttttctataaatcaagatttttcctttcactaaagaagagacttgtctaaacaaattttgattctttcacttaATACTTATGAATTGAAATTTatgttatatgaatcaagatttttcattaattgttctcctactcttcttcttggtatttaccaaggaaaaaattatccaaataaacCAATGATATATCTCTAGACTTTTTAATGTTTATGActcaaattttattatgtacaattctcatgtatttatgatttgtatatctcatgatacgattgaatcattgatgtaaaaagaGATAAACGGTactattgtattcttccattctattttgacaataacaaagggggagaaaatcttGCTAATTGTAAATaaagcaaaaattactaacttgcgcaaagcaaagaaaagcaaaagttGCAAGCTTgtacataaagagaagcaaaaaagttgctatctcaagagaagcaaaaattttgcttaacttgacattctcaaaaacttgctagccttcatacttcaaagagaagtaacacttgcctgttagcttgcatgttctaaaatgatgtaaaatttgctagcttgtatgacgtaaaacttgttagaattgctagcttgtaatattatgagaagcaaaagtgctatcttgcctatctcaagaagcaaataattgcatattctaaagtgatgaaaaactgGGTAAATTTTCTAGCATGCATATCACAAAAACTTgcaagatgcacttctcctttttgttgatgacaaagggggagaagatatgatgatgatttggaatcatgcatgtaatgatgattttgaaaatatacattatgatttgaaatgatatatgcaatactcatgattttaatatgcatgcaatgatgtgattaattagctatttcaatattcatgatgcatgtaatgattaaatagtcatgattttctaaattcaaaatttctatcaatatgacatattgataggggaagtttagtttaaactccgtcatgaaTTGGttctcatcataaaaaatggggagtttgttgaatctcaaattttgatgatgagtttataatctaatttatgttttgagtgactcaggactagcttcgatcaaggaaagataaatttattaaagtaggaggaattggacgttgagctggagtgaacatgttagaaaattggacgtcgagccggaggattggtcgacgtgtcaGCAGAAAGCTTCATGCCAttaattcgagcatcgggccgaaggatcatacattgcaccaaggagatcgaaagttacgggagtcaacatgtcaattgggcaatacgtcgaaggatcggacgaagcgccggataaaccaatgacatgtcaaataaaggatttatgctttgtaatcatttatttatgatcgaagtagtttatgaggttaattgagttagctttcggtgtaattatgctaactcaattTGCAGCCAATTGCGCTATAATtgagactgatttgggctcattggtaggcccatttagtgacccaaaagttgggtcaatttGTGGCACCTCTAGAACAAGTGGTGGaactgcttgtgagttggaaaactcaaaatacCTAATCTCCAAGGctttcaagcagtggtaccacccagtaacaatgtgttaggcgatggtaccgcctagtgtcaggctgcacTTGGGGTACCGACCACCGCTTGCACCCAGAAGACccgaaaatttaattttttggctccatttttgaaacaatttggggcctataaatatcccacttgggCATTAAGAAAGGAGCAaaaattcttgaggaaaaaactAAGTAAATTCTacaaaaactttgagttccctcctccaatGCTtaaagttagtcctaagggaggtgtgtgagagactacttgtaaaagagtgacatgtaaatgttatctcctaaacctgtgaaaaggaaaaagtgttataagagggtaattggtcttctccattgaaggaagatcgatagtggatgtcggtgacctcaacggaggaggaattgagagtggatataggtcacgatgatcgaaccactataaatctggtgtgctctTTTTCTTTGCTACTTACTTTTATTGCTTACTTAGCTACTTacttcactttacatttactctaagtcaagcttaaaCACTTTCCAATACGGGCTTTATGAAAATAGTTTTTCTATATTGAACAAGTTTTTAAATCGACGTAAtatttacgtaagcactaattcaccccctcccccccctcttagtgtcgtattgatccaAACACAACTAGCTCAATTTAGCACTATTaaaggtccaattggcccctaattgagttagtaggatttctcccaaaactaactcaaattaaagtcctaaatatgataattaaggctaaattaattatgatacaagtaatcTAAGTTATTCGACATATCAAtcgttcaaccgaactctcgtcggtgaacttccggcaaactcccgatgatcttccgacgagctttcagtgaacttttggcgagctttcactacatcatccgatccttcggtgtatctccCGATTCATCCGGATTAACTTCGGCCAACttcaattcttctttaatcgttttgctTTTCTCACAATtgtagttagtcttgcatcacttctctcaacacatgaattatatcattaattcaccaattgatttcatcatcaaaatccgagattcaatagtaaatAGGGCATTTGATATAAAGCTCGCATATGTTtgtatcttttgattttgttcatactttgcacatcaTATAGAAGGCTTACAGTAGGTTTAATAGCTTCATTTtaattgatttttgtgattgtttCAGACTTATAAAAGCAAGTTACGTGCGGTCATCACATAGAGGCAAAATTGctcagaaataaactatcaaaacaACCATTTTGAGGTTTTCTAGCTTCACAAAGTGTCAACCAACACAATAGTCAGGACCTACCTGAATAGCACATGGCTGGATAAACTTTTGGGTAGTGTCTAAGGCTAGTTCATTGTCTTGTTTCGTAACAGTATCATGTGGATACTTATGGTCATGATGGACCACCTTAGACCTTTTATCGCGTGAccgttcagaacttgtaaagtctaTATTTATAGTTTACAGTGTTTatcaagtgtttactgaaatgattgcttgtggatctagAGTTAAAATGTTTTCTCTAATCCGTCTTCTCTTTTATATGTTCTTAAGAGACCATAAAAATTTCGAGGAGATTAACCTTTTTTGGATGAACATGCAATGGTGTTgtatgacttaggcaaaatcgaCTAAGTCCATAATAAATTGGAATTACCTAATCATTTCAAATCCTTTTAGACAAAAACTCGTAGAAGAGAAAAGGGGTATCAATCGAGGTGTAAGAAGGATATGGATTGCGTGCAATCCTCAAGTGGTGGCAAGGATGTTTAAATTGAATCGAAAAACAAAACCCAAATCAAACTTGAACTAAACTAGTTTGATCTAAACCGATTCATAAATAATTCTACTTTGAATACTATAAATGATTTTAGTTTGAAAGTTCTATTAATCAGTAGGtcgaatcaattttaatttagAAATATTAATTCAACCCACAGGTTTAGAAATCCTAAAATCTCTTgttaaactctttcttctcattccaccttgctctctggtataaattttattttatttattattttttcgtTAACATTCTTTTTATTGATTTGCATAAATTTCTTTATTCATTTGTATGtatcatcaagaaaaaaaaaaaaaagatgacacATCAATGACATGTTCTGTCGTCAATTCTCAATGCTACCACTGTCAGCAGCGTGTCCCTGTATAACATTACTGCAGCAGAACAAATTTCTTGAAAGATTAATGAAGTAAAATTCCTCAATTTCCTATAGACAAAAAAGAATGGAGATTAACTTCCACAGTTCTACTATATAACTTGATCATCACAAGAACAGTGATCAGCAGTAAGACAAGGTCACAAATGCCAACGCAGTAATATCATGCAAAGCTGACCTAATCTAGACTCAAATTCTTGTTCCAAGTCGATGGGAAGGCCTCCAGTGCCACTTTATGAAATGTCAATTACATttcataattatgataagaccACATTTTCTACATCTAAAGGTCAaaacataattaattattcaaaaaCCCATTAATCATATAACACCAAACCTGCTGATATGTATGAACAAACCTTTATTAAGCTGAAGTCATCAGAAAGCAACATATCTTCTACATTAGAATTGATACTAGCTCTGATGGTCAAAATGAACTTGGCAATTACTATGCCTCACTGGTTTAATCTAATCAGCCAATGTTTTAACTTGTGTTTACTATTACATGCCCGACAGAATTTGTAAAAACCCTCTTTAACTTGTTTGGCAACCATTTTTGCTTGTAGCCGCCCGTTGATGCTAAAGTAATTACGGAAATGTTTCAAACAATTAGACATTGTTTTACAAAAAGGACAGAAGGAACTGTATATTTAAATACTAAAACAAACATGACACTTGGATATAAAGTTAACTTGCCACAATACAAATAAACTTACAAGAAATTTACATAACTAGAATTGTCAACTTATGAGATTCTAGGAGATGTGCTCTTCAGTTTTGGAACCTTGAAACTGGAAGAAAACAGTCTTGGGCTTCCTGCTGACATACTCTTTTTCCATTTCTCTCTGGAACACCTTTGAAGCCGctgatgataattaagatatcgtCGGGTTAGACAATTAGATGAGAGCATAATGCATCCAAAGATAAAGCAATTTATTGAAAGAAATTAAATCatgaaggtttaaaaaaaaaattgaactgcATGCAAGAAAAATATGACTGGAACCAATACAGAGTGTCGTACTAAAGAGAGGAATATGTGGTTAGATAAGAATACTTGCGACTTAATTTACATTATGAACCTTTTGTTAGCTGAATGCATACacagaaagaaaaatataaatggtAAATATAGGTTCTCTCTAAGACATAACAGTGGAATGAAATGAACATGAATTAGCACATGAACCCAGTAATAATGATTGAAAGGCAATTTTAGGAAAAGCTGTAGTTTCAACAAGTAGGAAAAGCTGAATACTGCTACACAGACAATAGCATCAAAACAAGtacaacccaaatagcatcagacTAGTGGGCGCTTCTATAGTTTTAACATGTAGGAAGAGCTGAATACTGCTACACAGACAATAAATAGTTTAATAGCACAACAGAACAAAAAGATCTCTATTCTTGGTTCGGAGCTCTCCCAAACAAACTCGACATAATTCTAGGCACTCTAACATGAAAATGGTCCATCCAACAAAACCATACTTCAGTTTGATACTCTTAACAGAGTTATCGTAGTAAGACTTGAGGACTTCAAGCTAGATGGAGGCCACTAATAAGAGCCCAAATAGCTTCAGACTAGTGGTCACTTCTAAAGTCTGAACATGTATAAAACTGAATGTTTTGAGATCTGAACATGCACACTAAATAGTTTTATAATATGACAGAACAAAAAGATCTCTATTATTAGTTTTGAGATCTCCCAGACAAACTTCACATAGTTCTAGGCACTCAAACAAGAAAATGATACATCTAACAAAATCGTACTTCAGTTTGAACAGAGTATGTAAGACTTGAAGACTGTAAGCTAGGTGGAGGCCACTAATATATGCAAACAGAATAGGAAGCAAAATTCTCATTTTGAAGAAAGACAGAATGGCTTAAGATGCAAAGCACTGCATGGAATTTCCAACTCACAGGTGCACCATCTGGTTAGCCATTAATGATAGTACTGTAAAGGAACATTGGCAGTTAATATGGCATCATGTCCACTTTAAATTCTTCCCAGTATCACCTAGTGCCTTTACCAGATCCAAAGTATCATGACACTGATAAGACGAAGTACCAGCCAGACATGGTATCACTTTTTTGGCCATCTAGTGCACCGTAAGAAGATTAATACTTGACCATTCATCAATCAAAGTGTTCCTTTCTTAGAAGGTGACAAAAATCCCAAGTGTTGAACCTTCAACAGTCCACAAAAACCCAACACCTTTCATCAAGTGATTTGTTTTCTCTATCAATGAACTTGTAGCCAAAAATTGATTGTAATAAAAAATGGTAAAGCCTATACAAACTCAAAATTAACAATTATCATGTCTTATAAACAGTGAATATTAACAACCAATGATTGCCAGATATTTTAATCAAAGTTCAGAACATTAACAAACTAGCTATTCATTATTCAAACTGGTCTTTGTCAACTTTGTCATGACTTATGaagtttgagaaaaaaaatttcaaagaaaagaaaaagaaaaaggtccATCAAACTCTAGCAGTTGAAAAGACTAGTATGTTGATTTTACACCAGAGGCTAATGCAATGAGTAGCACCAAGATAGAGTGAAAGTGATGAAATGCCGAGATGAAGCATTAGGAACAAGTCACctacaaaggcatatgaaattaTAGGCAGAATTTATTAACTAAGAATGCTACACCTATATATTTAGTACCAATCAAGCAATTCCGTATTATACAATTGGAATTTGGAAGTAGATATCTTAGTTCCTAGAGGAATAAAAAACCATGTAAAGAAGATGACCTGCAAATTACGACATTACAGAACAAAGTTACAAAAACAGCATATATAGACATACATAAGAAAAAAGATGAGATAacaatgaactaatgacatgaaaATACAAACATGGAAGATACTACAATCTTGAAATAACTAAGACTTTTCAATAAACTCACTTTAGTGGAGACGGAGGCATGTGATCCaggagaggcttcgtaagcacttCGCTGTTTTTTCATTTTGTTAACTTCTGAACATAGTGAGCTGCTTTTCCCTGAACCCCTTTTTGATCGAGTCCCTTGTGGTGTAGTTACAGCAGCTCTTGGTTTCCTTTGTGAACCCTTCTCTATGAAAAATCTGGACGTCCTGTTACAGTACCCAGTGACATTCTGCTCAACCATAGCTAGATTACTTTTTAAAGCTTCAATTGTCTCATCCTTCTCCTTGATCAATAACTGCAAATTTTCCACAATAAGATGGAGCTTCTCTTTTCCATTACTAGCTTTTTCTGCTTCATCGGTGTACCTTCTCAAATCCAACTCAAGCCTTGTCCGTTCAGCTTCCAATCTGGTGATAATTTCACCTTTTTCAATGATGGATGACTGCAAATTTTCCAGGTTGGAGTGGAGCTTCTGCATGTCCTCAGCAGCTTTCGTAATTTCTATTTGCTTGGTCTTGAGGAGAACGATGTAGTCACTCTCCATTTTATTCAACTGGTTCCATACAAAATTCTTTTCTGCTAACAGGGCAGAGATCTCACCCTCCTTTTTCAAGCTAAGATTTTTGTAAGAGTGCTTCAGCTTCCGAATCTCTCCTTCTAAGTCAACTGCAGAGTTCTTCTGCCCCTCGGAATTTTCTGCTGACTTCGAATATCCAGCACCGCTCTTTACTCCACCAGCTTCACGATTTTTCAGTTTTTCCTATAAATAGGTCCGTGGGTTGTTACGACAAAGGACCATCCTAAACGAGGCGAAGATGATTTTATATAACATACATGAAGAGAGGAAACAGGGAGCACCTTGAGCTCTGCAATTTCTGCAATTAAAGCCTCCACATAAGCATGAAAGTCCTCCAAATCATTCTCAGCTTGATCTGTTATATGGATCATGCGATATATCAGAAT comes from the Musa acuminata AAA Group cultivar baxijiao chromosome BXJ2-8, Cavendish_Baxijiao_AAA, whole genome shotgun sequence genome and includes:
- the LOC103995004 gene encoding uncharacterized protein LOC103995004, producing the protein MGDLKNPSSPGSDQRQWQRIFGALVEMVRTQQSQIETLANDRKFLERYIQIQHDRWASKAGFLEAHISQMKEEEKKGRRVQATKLDLMLGMKQREALRYKKQFDQAENDLEDFHAYVEALIAEIAELKEKLKNREAGGVKSGAGYSKSAENSEGQKNSAVDLEGEIRKLKHSYKNLSLKKEGEISALLAEKNFVWNQLNKMESDYIVLLKTKQIEITKAAEDMQKLHSNLENLQSSIIEKGEIITRLEAERTRLELDLRRYTDEAEKASNGKEKLHLIVENLQLLIKEKDETIEALKSNLAMVEQNVTGYCNRTSRFFIEKGSQRKPRAAVTTPQGTRSKRGSGKSSSLCSEVNKMKKQRSAYEASPGSHASVSTKRLQRCSREKWKKSMSAGSPRLFSSSFKVPKLKSTSPRIS